In Halobaculum rubrum, the following are encoded in one genomic region:
- the sdhC gene encoding succinate dehydrogenase, cytochrome b556 subunit — translation MSQSYDRGLVEDFGRWREFSAGMWAWVFHKFTGWVLVGYLFTHIAVLSTAISAAGQTQAIAAENDVYTTVIVALESLLVVRILEVGLLAVAVFHILNGCRLLLVDLGIGLESQDKSFYASLILTGAIVVASVPTFLAGVF, via the coding sequence ATGAGCCAGTCGTATGACAGGGGTCTCGTCGAGGACTTCGGCCGGTGGCGGGAGTTCTCGGCGGGGATGTGGGCATGGGTGTTCCACAAGTTCACGGGCTGGGTGCTCGTGGGGTACCTGTTCACCCACATCGCCGTGCTGAGTACCGCCATCTCCGCGGCCGGACAGACGCAGGCCATCGCGGCCGAAAACGACGTGTACACCACCGTCATCGTCGCGTTGGAGAGTCTGCTGGTCGTTCGAATCCTCGAGGTCGGGCTGCTCGCGGTCGCCGTCTTCCACATCCTGAACGGCTGCCGCCTGCTGCTCGTCGACCTGGGGATCGGTCTCGAAAGCCAGGACAAGAGCTTCTACGCGTCGCTGATCCTGACGGGCGCCATCGTCGTCGCGTCGGTCCCGACGTTCCTCGCGGGGGTGTTCTAG